Part of the Cyprinus carpio isolate SPL01 chromosome A23, ASM1834038v1, whole genome shotgun sequence genome, ACTTTGTAAGCACACACACTAAATCCAGGTTTAGAATCAAACACGATTCAAAAACCTGACAGCTTTTTTAATCATGCTGTTTAAAATCTTATCTGAAATGTTCTCTTCAAAATCACAAAGGTTCTGTTTTTCCATGTAACCATTCATTCACTCAAAGAATTATCTCCGATTATGCATGCAAAGACTTAGTCTTGGCAGAAAGATTATTTTACAGCACCAGCGGGCCTcgcattttaaatcaaaatctaGCAGAGCGCGAAATAATCCCTTTGCTCTGAAGCCAAAAAAATTAAGagcaaacattaaaatgcaaaaatgttcaatCTGATTAAAGATTTGAAacatagttttgtgtgtgtgtttagctatATGGAAGGCCAATGCTAGATCTCACTATTTATATTCCAAGTGAATGTTTTCAGAGTGGTGTTGTTTATGAAATCTTGTCTACAGAATATTTCAACTATTATTTactagaaaaatgaataaaaagtacagtTTATTGAATTAATAGAGGGGCATGTCGTGACACAGAATGGGAACCAGACATAAGAAAAATAGTATTgcaagcttaaaataaaaatcttatgcCAACAACATGCAACTGATATGCAActctaattaattctaattaaatctTTGCTGCATTAAAAAttggaattgaaaaaaaatagatttacgATTTTGAAACTGAACATGATCCACTGCCAGTGAAAGCAAGCATTAATTCAACCtggcctgcgtcccaatgtgcatacgaTCCAACCTAAATTCTATAAAAGtgattttcaatactatttacggaagatagggtggatagtatcCACACTGGGACGCAGGGCTGGACTtttattaaaaaaccttataaccCCCGTGATAACTAATATGCCTACCGGTTACATTCGGTGTTTAGTACTTTATTGCAAAACctgattatatatgtttttttttttaaatagacttaaAAATGTCTGTACAAACATACCAGTGTCATGTAGAAAGGAGAACGCAGAATCTCAGTGTAATTATGAAGTGATAGATGAGCGTCCGTGTGCGGCGTCAGCTCAACAGTTTGGACAGTCAAACTTGCGATCACGTCACCATGTAACGGCTGCTCAAGTGTCCAATGAGGATCTCTGATGATGCGGAGTCATGGCGCTGACATCAGcggagagaaaacacacacattagcaGAGTTAACCGCTGAATAGGAATATAGGACAAATTATACCAATCTGTCAAACTATCCGAGGCGGATAGCAACCGAAATCGCTAACATCTGGATTCGGTAAGTAGAAAAGCGTCAGGAATAGCCTGTGCGTGAAGGTGAAAATGTGACGCTTCTCGTGTTGTTTTTCTCAACCGAAGCAGACAAACAGCAGACGGTTATTATATCAGAAACCGATTTCACGAGTGTTTCTGTACTGATCATGACGCTCCAGTCTTTGTGCATGTTTTAATGGataaatattagatatattaatataactgTTATTAGAAACGTTTCCGTTGTTACGTGAAGCCTTTATGTAGTTGGTAGTAGGTGAAGATGAGCAATGTATGACATTAACCATCGGCTCAAATCTTAAAATAGACTGGATTTTGAAGGTCTCCTGGCTATAGGCTATAGCAAAAAGGTCTGATGAAAGGGTAAAACTAGCTTTAATCCAAACATTCAAGGTCTAGACATTGTTAACATTTTTGTAATCAATAAATTTGTAAACATACGCAGTGCTGGGGGTTGGAATAACCACCtacctttcattttatttttattttatatatatgtgtgtgtgtgtgtgtgtgtgtgtgtgtgtgtgtgtgtgtgcatgcatgcacacttacatacatttattaaaagtgatgATTTGAATGGATTGAGGACTGACTTGCTATATAGAGTGAACAGAGCCTGATTCTGGTTGTCCCGAGTCACAAACTTGCTCACCTCCTTTGGCGTTGTGCTGATGGAATGCAGAGCTGTGGCAGCTGTGTTGTTATGATGGGCATCACTCAGTCAGGTGCAACATTAGACTGCATGCCACTGGTGGGTTAGAGAAACACACAGGGTGAACAATGGCTGTTCAGATGGAAGAGGGGCCCTGGGGGGTTCATAAAGGGGTTTGCTATTCTAAAGCCGTACAAAGAAGATACTTCTGTATATGGTTCACTGGTTGTAAGGGTCAGTAACAGACACATTTGAAAGTCagtctaacaatataaataaatattaaataatgactttattatgctttttgaaaatacagtattttgtttaACAGATTTTGAGTAATCTGATGTTTTAGAAAGTCCTTATGTTGTTATGGCAGCTCATACTACATTACAGAGTTGGGTCTCCTGTTTATAGTCATGATTCATGTCTCATAACTAGATCATGACACTGTACTGACATGGCAGGACAGTAAGTCAGGAGAAATCTAGTGTTGGTCACTGCCAGCCATGCTATTCTCGGACCAACTGGTAAACAGACTACTAGTAAGCACCTTGGTATGCGAGTTGCCTAATACGTAACAGGTATAAGAGAAATTATCAATGATATTATTATCCTTATTGAATACAGCTgcatgtccacacacacacacacacacacacacacacacacacacacacacacacacacacacacacacacatatacatttgtatatatatatatatatatatatatatatatatatatatatatattcaggtaATTCATTTCTCTAAAAAGACACAGAACTGAGACACTGCATTAtggagaatataaaaaaaaatacccagcCTCTTGGGAACCCAATACATGCACAAATGAATGCGTTATTCCTCAACCCTGCAATGCATAATGTAGGTCTCTCACTGAAAACTGTAGAGCTTTGCTGTTCAGAGCAGGTCTATTTCTCTGCAGTTTGTTGATCCATTGgggcccctctctctctttccctctctcatcCTTTCTGATGAGCCAACCTTCATAAAACTTCACTGAGCTGCATAATGTCACATGGCTCTTCAGTATAAGCTATGGTTGTGTTATGCCTTCAAGGaagcattaacaaaaaaaaaccttacttacTGTTGACTCTTGTTGAGAATATAAACAGaatatagaggagaaacagtgtAGGGCATATTTACACAGACTGCTAACTTGTTAAcagaatattttataatttaggaTTTGTTCATCTtactttaaaaggatagtttacccaaaatacacattttgtcaATTATTTTTTCACTCTCATATCATTCatattactttcttctgtgaaacacaacagTAGATATTAAGCATaatgtctgagctgctcttttccacacaatgCAAGTGAATGGTAATTtatactgccaagtaaaataaaaaaataatgtacctAGATGATTTGTAAAATAGCTTTCTTACGATAAACAGACCAAAATATGAGCCGTTAAGACCAATTCACATTAAGGACCATAACTATAAAGTGACAGACAACATAACatgtagggatatgccggtatcaaattttcctgttgcgattaattgataatgttttgtcacggtatacggtattatcacggtattgaaatttagctttaaaaaagtggtcataatacagtataacaggttaaataactttttcttataacaaataactgaacatttaaatacaataaagcaatacagaaaaaaatatataaagttaaaagtttacacacattaaagtgcaaaaagccaataggtatcactttacaataagcatcattagttaaccttagtttaatgcattaacacaaggCAAGTTTAtgtatatagcacattttgtacacaatgtgTACACAAGTAATTCAAAGtgctaatttacataaaaagtaaaaaaaaacatgaagaaaaataacctcaaaaataaaacaagcgatttaagaaactttgaaaattatttaaaaattgaccttaaaaagaatttaagacagtttaaaaaatagaaaatgattttacataaaatatagtgcaatacataaaatatagtgttatcagttcggacatcgcatagtgctcattcaataaaatgcacagctaaacaatgagcaatagctacgctactgaagttactaatctttgttgaaaaatacaattcttatttcatgttagctcattaaataacacagttgcaactttcaattctaacaatgtgttattaaatattggaatacctaagatttaatgaatgttcagaagaatttttcattggcagtttgttaactaaagaagccctaatgtaaattgtgaatgaacaataacagaatcctttcaaacaatatctagggcatgttgtagtccagattaaaaaaaaaaaagtttgaaaataaaatagcctattaagtcaaatattaaattatttggctctgtgatgaacaccatagcaaatccacaaatctgaatggctatttaaaatgatttaaaaattgtttagaaagtagcagctgctttattaatggggtttacagggtaagggctgcagtttcgcgccatctgctgtcagagagtgaatgtgctttcattcaacgcgtctctcacgtgttcctccatgtgttTCTCATGCGTGcctgtttacatcagagcgcatgtttctttcaagcagcatacagcggtgttgtgcatttttgagcagttgatgggaaaaaatattcttaagatgcattccaaattctgaataatttgtaatatataattattcacggtatttagaagtgcccatgataacaatatcgtgcatattcattaccgcgatatatcgcattaccgaataccggcacaagtctaataACATGACATTACATGGTATGCTTATAATAATCAGAACATTATCATACGCCGATGTGGATGCTAATGTAGTTATAGGTTCTAGTGTAGGCAAATTAGATTTAAGAGCTACAACAAAGAGACAAATTGAACAGTGTGAGTGAAGGACACCTTTGTTTCTCACTCAAAGCTCACATACTGCTTTAGAAAACTTAGAATATAGCACACAACTTGTATGGACTACTTcagtaaaatgcttttattgttccTTTGTGTCCTTTTCACAATTCATGTtctttatatggaaaagagcagcttgattATActctcttttgtgttttattgaaaaagaaataatACTAATGGAATGACATGAGACTGATTAAATGATGAATgctgaactactcctttaaaccATCTTTAGATTTGTTGCTGTGCGATGAGTTAAGACTCAGAGTGGAGAAGTTTCTGTAATCTCTCCCAGTAAGAGAAGCTAAAGGGTGTGTGGACACCCCTCACCCAGCCTGTGAAAATGGACACTGCTGGTGTATTTATAGGCCAGACACGATGAGCACACTTTCTTAAAAGACCAACGGTTGCACACATTCATCATAAACACATGATATTTCATTCTAGAAGCTACCATATCCCTTTCACAAATTTAAACGCTTTGAGAAGATACACAGGTAGGCTGAAACTTCAGTCTggggttttctgtttttaaaacttgttttgctACTACAAACTACTAATAAAACTCCTGTTCTCTGTTTAAAGATGAATCCAGAGTTCTGACCAGACGTACACCAAGAGTAATACAGTAAGCTATGGAGAAACCAGTTTTACAAACGCAGCCCTCTATGCTGCCCTTCTTCGACGCGGCCCACGCTGTCAACTTGCTCCGCGGCATCCATGAGCTCCGCGCCGAGCGCAAGTTCTTTGATGTCACGTTGTGTGCTGAAGGCAAAGAGTTCCACTGCCATCGAACTGTGCTCGCAGCTGCCAGCACCTACTTCCGTGCCATGTTTGCCGGTACGCTACGAGAGAGCGTCATGGACCGTGTGGTGCTACACGAAGTATCGGCTGAACTGTTGGGCCTCCTGGTGGACTTTTGCTACACAGGTCGCGTGACGGTCACACACGACAACGTGGACCTCCTGCTCAAGACAGCGGACCTCTTCCAGTTCCCATCCGTCAAAGAAGCATGCTGCGCATTCCTGGAGCAGGGACTTGATGTTTCCAACTGCTTGGAAATCCAAGACTTCGCAGAGGCTTACGCCTGTCGTGAGCTAGCGGCTAGTGCTCGCCGTTTTGTGCTGAAGAACATTGTGGAGCTGGCGAAGAGCATGGACTTTGAACGGTTGTCGTGGAAGCGGCTGCTGGAGTTTGTGTCTGATGACGGACTGTGTGTGGATAAGGAAGAAACGGCATACCAGATTGCCGTTCGTTGGGTTAAAGCTGACTTGCATCACCGGTTGCATTACTGGCCTGAGTTGTTGCAGCAAGTACGGCTGCCGTTTGTTCGCCGTTTCTACCTTCTGGCCCATGTGGAGAGCGATCCACTGGTCTACTTGTCGCCAGCCTGTCTACGGTTAGTCAGTGAGGCACGCAGCTTTCAATCTTATGAATATGACCGCCATGACCGCCCCAGCCATCGAATGCGCCCACGTCCATCCACCGGCCTGGCCGAAATTCTGGTGGTGGTGGGAGGATGTGATCAAGACTGTGATGAGCTTGTTACTGTGGATTGTTACAACCCACAAACCGGACAGtggagatatttagcagaattcCCAGACCACCTTGGAGGTGGCTACAGCATAGCCGCCCTGGGCAATGACATTTACGTGACAGGTTAGTACAATGATGATGTTTCCTGTTGGGACACATTTataggctgatgatacatggggtaactttttgagcaattttgcttgGCAGGTTTTGTTGAGTAATGTTGCTAGGGCACTTTCTCATTGAGGATGGGTGAcgaatttctatctggatactttagatcagttgtgggccctgtgtctcacttGATAGCCCATTGATGGCAACATTGACCAAAGTTACTCGGCAGCATTGCCCAAAAAGTTGctccgtgtatcatcagcctttcTTAATGATCAACCTCAACTTGTGCCATCATGCTAATGTAATAGAAAGAAAGCACAAATCTCCAGGCAGGCTCAGAGTGTCCTTCTTTCCAAACTGTTTACAATATGGTAGCCAATGTATAAATAAACCCCTGTATATTCGGATATGTAAAAGTGTGGTGATAGGACATAATGTTCTGCCAGATCAGCAGTGGCCAACATGATTTCAGGTGCCATGAATGTTACCTTCAGGAACGGACAATGATTCAATTGAGAAGCCATCTCATGCGGTCCAATGCTGCTTCTATTCTAAGTGTCCTCTGCTGTTATGTAAGTGGTGTTTAAAAAGGTGACTGAGCACTGAACTATGGAATTCAACAGTTCCGGTTCCGATGTTGATGGGAGTTGTAAGCTGTATGTTTGATTCATTGAACTACATTTTgtctagggatatgccggtatcaaattttcctgttgcgattaattgataatgtttcgtcacggtatacggtattatcacggtattgaaattttgttttgaaaaagaggacataatacagtataacaggttaaataacttttttcttataacaaaaataactgaacatttaaatacaataaagcaatacagaaaaaaatatataaagttaaaagttttacacattaaagtgcaaaagaactataaagaccaataggtatcactttacaataagacatcattagttaaccttagtttaatgcattaacacaaggcaagtttatttatatagcacattttgtacacaatggtaattcaaagtgctttacataaaagaaagtaaaaaaaacatgaagaaaaataacctcaaaaataaaacaagcgatttaagaactttgaaaattatttaaaaattgacttaaaaagaatttaagacagtttaaaaaatagaaaatgattttacataaaatatagtgcaatacataaaatatagtgtaatgagttcggacatcgcatagtgctcattcaataaatgcacagctaaacaatgagcaatagctacatttgctacagaagttactaatctttgttaaaaaaaaatacaagtcttatttcatgttagctcattaaatagcacagttgcaactttcaattttaacaatgtgttattaaatattggaatacctaagattaataaatgttcagaagaatttttcattggcagtttgttaactaaagaagccctaatgtaaagtgtgaatgaacaataaagaatcaaaacactttcaaacaatatctagggcatgttgtagtccaaattaaaaaaaaaaaaagtttgaaaataaatagcctattaagtctaaatattaaagtatttggctctgtgatgaacaccatagcaaatccacaaatctgaatggctatttaaaattatttaaaaatggttaagaaagtagcagctgctttattaatggggtttacagggtaagggctgcagtttagcgccatctgctgtaagagagtgaatgtgctttcattcagcgcgtctctcacgtgttcctccatgtgcttctcttacgtgcttgtttacatcagagagcatgcttctttcaagcagcatacagcggtgttgtgcattttgagcagttgatgggaaaaatattcttaaaatgcatcccaaattctgaataatttgtaatatataattattcacggtatttagaagtgcccacgataacaatatcgtgcatattcattaccgcgatatatcgcatcaacgaataccggcacaagtctaattTTGTCCTGGTATTTTTTCAACTATCGTTAATAATCCCAAAATATCCTTGTTTATAGCAGTAACCCTGAAGAGTGGCACATAGTGTGCAAGTTTGAAAAATAGGGTTGATAAATGATGTGAAAGTGTTCAAGCTTTCAAACCTGCTTCATTTACAACAGGTGGCTCAGATGGATCACGTCTCTATGATTGCGTTTGGCGATACAACTCCAGTGTGAACGAGTGGACGGAAGTCTCCCCCATGCTGAAAGCCAGAGAGTACCACAGCTCCTGCGTCCTGAAGGGACAACTGTATGTGGTAGCCTCTGACAGCACAGAGCGCTATGATCATACTCTAGACTGCTGGGAGGCACTTCCGCCCATGCCACATCCCATGGATAACTGTTCTACTACGGCATGCAGGGGACGGCTCTATGCCATTGGCTCCTTAACCGGAGAGGACACAATGGCAATTCAGTGCTACGATACTGAAAGCAACCGTTGGTCACTAGTCAACAGTGGAGAACTGCCTCCATGGTCCTTTGCCCCCAAAACAGTCACTCTAAATGGGTTGATCTACTTTGTAAGGTGAGGTACTCACTTTTTTCCCACAACTTTAAAATATCCAGTAGCTAATgatatgcagaaaaaaagaaactataaaGTGAATTTTTCCATGTTTCTTATGACAATGGTTGTGTTTCAGGGATGATTCAGCAGAAGTAGATGTCTACAATCCACAGAAAAACGAATGGGATAAGATTAGTCCCATGACACAAGTATGTACATTTgaccttgttttatttattttttttaaggtgcgATCATATTTAGcattgttcagcaaattttcacagGTCAAAATTGAGTAATTTtataagtaatccacatgatCTGGAATTTCTCTTGGGGGCAAAACATTTTTCCACAAAGATTTTGCATCAGTATTGACAAAGGACCTTTTTTGTGAACGCACCTTTATATATTCTGTACACAGGTCAATGACATCTTACAAATTTTTACTAATatcataaattattcatttaaaatttttagggAGTCACACCTCATGACATTTCACAAACTGAACTGAcattgtcataaaaaggtcattGTCATATTTCATCGGATACACTTCAACAATTCTGTCATGAGAGTCTGCAGGGGTCCTCTCTAtgatatcatttcctgttttatttattattttttctgcatgttggttggACCATGATTTTTCTGCCAACACAACATAACCTGGATTTGGCAGACAAAAGTcttcaaatattaaaaagcgttttaaattaattattatttaattataaattaatacagttttgtatttatttttctaagaaatcattttataagacaataataataataataaaaagattaaaaattaccgaagactttctttctttcatttgatATGATTTGCTatgatttaatatgatttttcttttttttgtgataccAGGATAGTTGTATCACAGGTGTATTTAAATCACCATATGGAtgagttgtttttaaattgtataacaaTTTAATAGGACAAAAAATGAGCATCACATCATTGGCCCACAGAGGTAACTAAAAAGTCTCAACTTCCACAGGTTCATGTTGGAGGCAGTGTAGCAGTTCTGGGTGGTCGACTCTATGTGTCCGGAGGCTATGACAACACTTTTGAGCTGTCTGATGTGGTGGAGGTCTACGACCCCTCTACTCGAACTTGGACCCTAGCTGGCCGACTCCCCCAGCCTACCTTCTGGCATGGAAGTGTCAGCATTTTCCGACAGTTCATGCCTCTTGTTCCAAGCACCTTCGAACCCATCGACATACCTGAGGCCAACGCCATCCACCTCCACAGACACCACCGCAATCAGGCATTTCACAACCACATCAACGTCAATCAGAACCACAACCAAGATGTCAATGAAGTGCATTGAGAACTTTACGAAACATGAGACTGAATGTCATTCAGTGTGACGTCACTACTAGGTGTTTTGCACTTTATCACATATTCACCTCAACTGGGCAGCAAAGGGGTCTGGTGAATGGACAATcaatgtttgcattatttctcCCAGTAACCCAGTATTACTACAGCTTTAATTGTTGCATGCATTTCTAATGCTGACTGTGTTTACCCTGAACAGAGACTTGAGTGAAGTGACTCATGAAATAGTGCCTATCATGTTTGTTGAATTTCAAGCAATCCAAACCTTGGAAATTACATGAAggttatgcaaattaatttttttatttatttaaaaatcaacaatGAACCCCAACGAAGAAGTCCAccacaaaaaaaactacaacatcaACATCCcccaaaaatataatacaatacaatataaatatcataacctaatgtaaagtaaaaaattgctatttttgaGACCCCAGTCATTCCAAAAAGTGAAAGTTTGGATCACTTAAGATTGCAGatgcatgtttgtagcatgattggACAGATTTCTGCAATGTGGGaaacaaaagatattttatatacacagagAAGGTTTGGGAGAATCCAAAATTTTCCAAAAACACCATAATTTAGTTTGACAGATAAACATAGTAACTGTGTCCCAGCATAACCCATTGATTATTGTTCATCTTGCTagaattacatttcatttcagacaATAGTGCGCATGCAGTGAtcacatttttttgtgaatttgtatCCGACTTGCATTTCAACTCTCATATTTTAATatcaagtttattattatttagtcattGTTTATTTTAGAGGAAGTTATGTAACAGTTTATGAGAAACAGCTTGTGTTTATTAAACTGTCTGCAATCATGAAGAAAACATGAAGAATAGATGAaggtattgtattttttatggcAAATTGTATTCGAATGCTGTACTAATAACTGGAAGTAATTCAGTATCTCGTTATTCttgaataaatgtatgtatttgacAGTACCAGTATGAAACCAATTATTTACAACACACTTAAGCGGTATTTGacgttgattttatttttcttttaatatttagtttgttttgtggCCAAAATCATTTGTACAGTACAGACAAGGCGAATATTtgtgtaatgtttgtttgtttgtttgtttgtttggtcaaCTAAATAAATGACTGCCAGCACTGTTACCTTTTGCTCTTTTCACGTGTATATGTAATAAGATCACAATCATGTGAGAGACAAACTGTCTAACATAAGATTTAACATTCGAATATTCTGCAAAGCCCCTCACAGATTTGTGTTAGACACATCTAATTTTCCATCAAGCTGGAATTAGTACCATGCATCTTGTCCTCTGGAATCAATAAGTGGAGCCACTGTGTCATATAAGAAGCACAATAGCACATAAAAGTTTAACTCCATAAAGAACAGTAAACATAATCAGAACTGACACTGgttttactgtttaatatttatcTGTGCACATTTTTTCAAATCAGTGTTCAATCAAAGTATATTAAGTATCCTGTTTCAATCTGAAATACATCTATTACAGATGTAGAAAATAGGattatattttttcttgaatATAGTGTATTCggcatttgaattaaattgtacataatattttatgaaatgtaataCTTTAAAACCATAGAACGAGATGTGCATggaaaagtgaataaaaatagaCACAGATTTGGATTTCTATGTATTTTAATGGATTATTCCATTAAAACAAGAGTATACACGAAGCTTGTGACTGTTTTGCTTGTTTTACAatagtttttcatttacattatgCTGTCCAGATGCTGAATAAATCTAGACATTATCTTACAAGAACTTTGGTCGCATGTTATCGTATCCAATTTCGTCAAACATCTTGTAACTTAAAGTGCCAGTTAATTAGTGAGTACAAATAAGAGAGGCATTACCTTTTCCTTAAagaataaaaaagcttttaagtTTTTGTCTGTTCATCCAAATAGAGAAAGAACATTTTCAGACAAAAACTGTAGACACTGTCTGACTTGAAAAGCTGGTTAACAGCTAAACATTTTTGCAGAAGCTGGGTTACAAATGACTTGGGTTCCTATTGATCCCAAACATGTAGTTATGGAAAAGTCAAGAAGATCTTGCATCGTCATGCTTAATACAATCGAGTCTTCTGTCATTTCCAACTTCTTTGAAGATAAATGAATAAGAAAATGATTTCTTCATGCAAGAAAGctatttatttacaatgattgACATGTCTCAAACTCTTAAACCTCTTAAAGTCAAGTAGCTTCATTGCTCTGGAGTaacggttctcaattccagtcctcgggcccctcagctctgcatattttgcatgtctctctttggtaacacacctgattcagataatcagctcgttagaagtgagctcggtgcatgaactgtgttctgattgtcatggtccctacacagtgttcattgctccctactccctgagcaggggaaatctgctgAAGTTTaactcactttggaacattcattcacggatttgcgctgcgcaac contains:
- the LOC109103855 gene encoding kelch-like protein 21 translates to MEKPVLQTQPSMLPFFDAAHAVNLLRGIHELRAERKFFDVTLCAEGKEFHCHRTVLAAASTYFRAMFAGTLRESVMDRVVLHEVSAELLGLLVDFCYTGRVTVTHDNVDLLLKTADLFQFPSVKEACCAFLEQGLDVSNCLEIQDFAEAYACRELAASARRFVLKNIVELAKSMDFERLSWKRLLEFVSDDGLCVDKEETAYQIAVRWVKADLHHRLHYWPELLQQVRLPFVRRFYLLAHVESDPLVYLSPACLRLVSEARSFQSYEYDRHDRPSHRMRPRPSTGLAEILVVVGGCDQDCDELVTVDCYNPQTGQWRYLAEFPDHLGGGYSIAALGNDIYVTGGSDGSRLYDCVWRYNSSVNEWTEVSPMLKAREYHSSCVLKGQLYVVASDSTERYDHTLDCWEALPPMPHPMDNCSTTACRGRLYAIGSLTGEDTMAIQCYDTESNRWSLVNSGELPPWSFAPKTVTLNGLIYFVRDDSAEVDVYNPQKNEWDKISPMTQVHVGGSVAVLGGRLYVSGGYDNTFELSDVVEVYDPSTRTWTLAGRLPQPTFWHGSVSIFRQFMPLVPSTFEPIDIPEANAIHLHRHHRNQAFHNHINVNQNHNQDVNEVH